The following DNA comes from Anastrepha obliqua isolate idAnaObli1 chromosome 1, idAnaObli1_1.0, whole genome shotgun sequence.
aggcaggctgttctttgaactcgatcaattgtggctactctacaccgtttttcgagtgctgtccaccatacaaccacaccgtagaagagtatcggtttgatgatcgaggtatatatccaataaatgatccgaggtgaaaaaccccaggttttgcctatagctttcttacaagtataaagagctatgaaagcttttttacatctgttttcgatgttcaatttccaactcaacttcctatctagaataactcctagatatttagctgaatcaggtaggagtaatgattccccttttaaggttattgtttgcagtggaggagattgttgtttcctattgaagagaacaagatcggtctttgctggattcgcatttagtccgcattcggtgcaccattttgacagaatattgattgagcgttgcatgagctcagtgagggtattcaggtgtttgcctgacacgcagagagcaatatcatctgcataggctacaacctgcagcctgctttttcgaaatttcgaagcaaactgtttacagcgagattccagagaaggggtgaaagtactccgccttgaggagtgcctttgacggcgtacattctcatgcggcttaacccaagctctgaagtgattattctattttggagcatttgttcgatcatctttcggatggagtaattaatacccaatttggcaatttcagacagaatagcgttgggttcaatattattaaaagcaccttctatgtccataaatgcgacaagagagtactccttattgtgaagggaagtttccactggtagcaccagtgaatgaagtgctgtttcagtcgatttccctttagtgtaggcatgttgtgcctcagagatcaacttagtatcaagttgggttttgatttgctcatctaagactttttcaaaagcctttaagcaaaaagaggttaggctaatgggcctgaagtcgtttggtttgcagtgtgaaggcttccccgttttcggaatgaacACTACCTTCGAttcttccaaattgtcggaaggtaagagagatttaaacacttgttaaagatccttgttaaccaaggcagtagaatttccagtccttcttgaagttctgctggaatgatgttgtcaggacctggtgatttaaagtttttaaaacttaGTATCGCTGTAGGgatgctattagagctgatAAGATCTGATCTGttcccataattactctgaagagtgctgggaagtgcaggtaagttggcaacacagcctggaaagtgagattctagaagtattctaagagtgtggtcagttgaagtagttcaagttccatcttgagtcatgataaaactgggagagactgggtttgatgcaagaatcttgcgtagTCTGCTTACTTCTGAAGTGTTCTCGAGCCCAATCGAGAGTTGACTTTTGTTGGTCGGACAGCTCCTCCTCAGGGGTTTTGCCGAACTTTTCCATAAGGAAAGTGGCACGTCTTCGATCTCTGTATCGACGGAGATGAGGAGGGATGGGTTTTCTGGAGACTTCTGTCCGACTTGTTTTCCCAGTTTCTGGCAAAACAGATTTGGTGATCATTTGGTTCTCCGCAACCGAGTCGGTTTTGGAGGAAGTAGAAGCCACAAGGGAGTGCGGTGGTGTCTCCTTGACGGTCTTACTCTTAGTGAGCACTTTAGCCACCGAAGGGGTGGTTTTTGACCCCGTCATAAGTTTGGTGGAGCCAAGAGGTCTTCCACGTCGGGAAGGAGTTTgttgtgttgtttgttttttgtttattgttttgtaCATAATTTTGCGGTGCGGTCACTCAGCTGACGTGTCAGCAGTCGTGACCTGGGATTTAGATAGGGAAATAATGGGGTTCGCCACGCCAGAGCCCTATGCCGTGGTAAGTCGAATTGAAACTGGGGTGCGACAGGTGCCCCAGAGCCCGCATACTAGCGACTTAGCTCACCCTAAGCCATGCATCCCTCGGCGTGTGCTGTTCCACCTTGGATTGGTAGCCTTTGATATAAGGAAGTGGCCTTCTCCCCGTGAGTCCATGTTTGTTCCATTCTTATTAGCAGAGACAAGACCTACTAATACGAGTGGCTTCTCGCCTTCCACCGAAGTGGATATGGGTCACTACCAGCAATTATGGCAGTTACGGCACGCGTGCAGTAACACTGCACAGCATGTTGTTCCCCCTACCATAGTTGTTGGTTGACGAGAACTAGGCTGGTTCGCGAGTAGGCTTTTACCAAGGCTATGACCTACTTAACCACAGAAGATAACTGTGGCgtaccctatccaccacctgggacgcgccgcaATAGGTGCCCAACCAAAGGGAAACTTTAAGCtactatattttctttaaaaataaaaaacaaaaaaaaaataagtttctaaattttgatatatatttttttttgcattttttttaattttgcataaattttgtaACTTTAAACTaccatattttcttaaaaaaaaaataaataaatttttgatttttcataaacatttttgtaatttttcaaattttggaaCTTTTAGCTACTATGTTTgtgtaaagttaaaaaaaaatattaaataaaagtaaacaattAGTCCAAATTTTGCAATATGCGACAAACGCTGCTATCAGCAGTTTAGATtcttatcgaaaaaaaaaaaaataggttgctctaaaataacttaaaagaaTTTACATTGAGCAAATTTATGGTTTGAGGAACTCAAATGCATTACCACGCACCTAACCACCTATAAGCTATCTCAAATTGATTGCATATTTTTAGGGTATTGATGGCATATAACAATATGGTATGCGCGAAAAGTGCACAGAGTGGCTTCTGCTAGCCTTTCTCTCGCATTTGAAGCAAACAAAAAGTGCGTATCAAGGAAATtgcttcattaaaatttttattttttccccgtTTCCATTTCACATTAGAAATTCACAAGCACATTCACATGGTAGCAAATAGACTTTGGCACTTACCTCGATTTGAAATTGCTGCATTTACGCCGTGCCACAGCAAACTGGCATGCAGGATACAACCAAGgctaattacaattaaaataggGCAATTCATTCTGAATGCACTGTAGGAGCGTTGAGATGAAGAGGACGACGTAAACGACGACGACGATGACGATGACGATGCAGCTGTAGATGTAGATGTAGATGGAATAGCTGAAGTCGCTGGAGTTGACGGCAGCACCGAAGTGCAAGCCAAATGTGCGGCAGCTAAAGACGACGAGTCAGCGGACAATTGTGGCGCTGTAGCGCGTCGTCGGCTATGCAATTCTGGGTTTgcaattgttttagtggcctGAGTCGGTGTCTGTTTCCTAACGGCGGATTTGATAGCGTTATCGGTGGTGGTAGTGATGGTGGTGCTGGTTCTAGTGGTCTGGTAGTTGGTTGTGTGTGCAGCGTTCGCAGCAGCATATGCTTGCGCGCCACAACGTATGCTACGCGAAATTATGCGCATTGTTACAAAAATGGGTGCACACTTAGTTGTGAATACACTCAAATGTTGCTTTTGTTCGGGCGCGTAgcgtttttcttgattttttttttcgttaattatTTTTCGTGCTTTATTACCGTTCTATTTTTTGCCCGccttttttgttccttttgttttttgttggagCTCTATTGTTTGCTTTTGCATATACTCTATTCCCCTTTCTAGTCCGCTTTTTGTCGACAATTTTATACTTCCTTTATGTTGCCACTTCCGTTATGTCGAAACGGGCTTTCAAGCAATAAACACAGTGCAGCTGAAAATCTTAGCTAAGTggctttgttatttaatttatgctCTTTTATGACTGTTTCTATTCTTTGCTCGCGCGCCTCGCTCGCTCTGTATGTTCAAAAGGCAACTTTTAAAGAATTTCCTgccttttataatttattttatatcctgCTATTAGCCGAGTCTAAAAAGtaaactcttttttttgtttgtttgcatgaAATTGCTCCCACTGGTTTCACGATAAATACTGTTGCATATACGTAGGCGCTTAAACGCGTTGCCGTATGTTtcatctacacacacacacacgcattcaAGTGAAGACACCTACTCGTGTTTGTGGTTGTGTATTTGTTAATTTGCCACCGATATTAATCAATTACTCAATTtatcacataaataaataaataaataaataaatttcgcaTTAAGTATGCGttgaaattttcacttttcaccAATTGTTGCACGCTGttatttattgcataatttttagCGCTTCAACTCACatatgttttttgcaaatatttactttgtCAACGCAAAATATTTCCTatttatgcaaattaatttttaacacgTTCTCGCCACAAAATGACACATATCCGCATGCACGTacgcacacccacacacacacaaacgcaaCCCAAAGTGGAGCAGGTGTGCAGATCGGCGGGTTTCAGCAAATACTCCGGAGAGTGTCTGACAAggtttgatttatttgaattgtTTACCGATTCGCTGGCTGCGTAGTTAACAAGGATTGACGTGGCGGCctgaaaaaagaagaattaaaattaaaaatatttggcaaatgaataattttaatatttatgaaataaatatatgcagCGCTAGGTATTTACTGTTAAGCGCAAATATGTAAATGGAAATGCTGCttaactcgaatttttttatttattttttttcgctgtaaaACTAGAGGTGTAAATATGGCATAAAATACATTAAAGGGACAGATACCtctaaacggccatattttccctgattttcattaaaattatttaaaatggagaagtcaatatatttttttcaaaattgacatacagtttatttatacattaaaataatataaaaaatttattttttattttaatcatttaaaatggcggatgtactctcaattcttccaggaaggtcgcagcggggcttctcaatcggcgggcattttAGCATCGGCGTCGGtgactgaatacaaaaaaccaaaaattgttttgcttattaatgtcataatttctactgaattcaacaaaaatagaaaaaaaaaatcgtggaataaaatgctaaaaaaatgaattttggggcgaatttccctactatttttgcttcgaaaaataatttttttcaaaaattttcgaattataaattcatatagagagtaatatcataaaaaagatgtgcgcAAAATTTCAGATCGGTCAATagtttttcgagttatcgtgtacgccaattcgaaaaatatagttttgagaaaaacgcgtctaaagtttgaatacacgAAAATTCCTcttccagcgctcgaacgcaaagaatagagtcgtcacggttgacgatctaaatataatataagaaatacttaaatttacatacTGAGTGTGGTACTTTTGGACCTTTAACAGTTTTCATCAACATCTTATATGATTTTCCCCAGGAGGCCTCTTCTCCGCCAACCGCTCCTCTGTGCCGTCCGCCGTCAGCTTCTTAAAGCATTCGCGTTTCCTAGCTTTTACCGCCGCCTTGCAAGCTGATTTGCACTTCCTCAGTTATGTTCTCAGTGACGCTAGTGTTGATTGATGGCGGGCTTTCTTTACTTTTCTACTTTAATACACTCTTATCTGGCTGCCGCAGTGTTGTCGTTCCACCAGTAAGTATGCTTCCTTGTTGTTCTGTTGCAGCGCGTAGAAATAGACGCGTCACATGCGTTCACTATCGCTGCCGTTACCTGGCTAGCCATTTGTTTCGCTGACGTTTGCGATATCACTGCCTCGTTCCATATGATGTTGAAAACTGATTCCTCAAAATCTTTGTTTCCTCCATCTCCGCTGTTGGTCTTTCTGGACCAACCGGGATCTCGGCACATTTTGACCGGTGATGTTCATAAGGACGGCGTTATGATTGCTATGCAAATAGGCATCGCTTAGTGGCCACTTTGAGCTCCGTGCTATCTTCCTTTCTACAAAACTAAGGTAAACGATAGATTTGCCATTTCCTTTTCCATAGGTTTACACTCCCGGCTCGTTTAGCAAATCGAGGTCGAGTGGTGCCAGACTCTCAAGGAGAATTCGCACTTTCTGCACAATCTGGTTCGGTCTGTTTTTTTTACATCGTATGGCCAAGTGGATGTATGCGCAGCAACGGAAACAGCGCTTTGGCGACGAGATTTTACGCAGGTGATATGAAATTTGATTCTCTGCGCTATTTTGCTCCTCTGCGCTTCGAGTACCTTTTTGGTATTCCGTGCTGGAAAGCTCATGAAAGCTCTTTGTGAGTCATTATACGCTTTCTTCATACTGCGGCTTGCTGACTCCATACTGCACATGGAGCGCATTGCATATTTCTTCTTTGGCGGTTAACTCATCAAAAGCTTTCCATTTAATACGAGTAGTCACCATATGCGTTTTGGCTGCTACGGTTGCAGTTTCCTTCAGCATATCTGCCACTGCTGCCTGGAATTCACTAGCGCTGTTATCCGTTTGCTTGTTCAGCTCAAGGAGTAGTTCGCCTAAACCTGTTCCTCGGATATTTTTTACGACTTCACCTAAAGCCTTCAACGAATTGCAGGACCTAATGGACCTAATAATGGacctaataaaataatttattcccacaatatttccgtttttaataacattttaagtACCCCAGATATCTAATATACGTTTATCTCTGTctatatctctctctctctgtcgctcaacatctctatttttctcttTATCCTTATTCTTATCTTTATCTCTATTtctatctccatctctatctctatctctacctgtatctctttctctttctctttctatttctctatctctatctttatctctatttatatatctatttctgtctctatctctatttctATATATATCTCTATCTCCATTtccatctctatctctatctctatctctatccctatctctatctctatctctatctctatctctatctctatctctatctctatctctatctctatctctatctctatctctatctctatctctatctctatctctatctctatctctatctctatctctatctctatctctatctctatctctatctctatcgctatctctatctctatctctatctctatctctatctctatctctatctctatctctatctctatctctatctctatctctatctctatctctatctctatctctatctctatctctatctccatctctatctctatctctatctctatctctatctctattgctatctctatctccatctccatctcc
Coding sequences within:
- the LOC129238569 gene encoding uncharacterized protein LOC129238569, with amino-acid sequence MRIISRSIRCGAQAYAAANAAHTTNYQTTRTSTTITTTTDNAIKSAVRKQTPTQATKTIANPELHSRRRATAPQLSADSSSLAAAHLACTSVLPSTPATSAIPSTSTSTAASSSSSSSSFTSSSSSQRSYSAFRMNCPILIVISLGCILHASLLWHGVNAAISNRAALRPQHSSNRELQMATIKWVIVTQRAIAINHQLAQFSTSISATSKPAAAAPALILTYTW